In one window of Clavelina lepadiformis chromosome 4, kaClaLepa1.1, whole genome shotgun sequence DNA:
- the LOC143452595 gene encoding uncharacterized protein LOC143452595 isoform X3 has translation MFNYLQMLSLTALLSQACHAVSVAVTMQAGKEQELKLAAKLKTELCDRHGREKNPVECAEIFHKIGVIYMNRAHLTQDKLCFIQSATLLNAAIVRDPENKAKVEDDLNTLSRCLLKAANAEGDILRESRRVKERVEKMRDDAKSELKKSENMPENAEGDELRQLEESKIARIQKIMEKVTNDFKAIMKGIAEFCSDIMGESPCDYALAGMGSLARGDVTPYSDFQSLIVLQEGVQYWPNYEAILEYYRWFFVIFQVVLINLGETVIPFAAIPTLNDLNPANGCWYRDICTKNGIFAHAFDPYASNDHLDSFFAAETPSFATILIEPPSSLADYLHSSGNGQDDISCSCHVAGSVAVYEEFENQVRVKLSSEDTTASGIRDHIKKCLEHLGMRNQLFYASDSEGCDVKKVIYRSLSVFISALGRLFRLKAASCFEITLQLSRHGLSEEFAHKLNYALAVACEVLMKVYCEKEAHDGWVDEWSMEISEVGELSQTVGAKSLIDFFLITHSLQCDFAKYFQISLTDFYGNPEVLVTLANCYLRRFEKAVHFGTVFLSNDSSESPVQDLTLDTSIFGRSYSKIQQYLDIAKGIMAPGLSQSFVELVSPSRDNADTMHAMSKCLIRLFMFKEALLLSEHELTVRNKLPEYQKKAADKASWLNIRGLIWNELGESKQSLLEVKKSLNAFATLDNEDKIKFEIVLHLNVGVLCQAQQQSDEAITLNMKQNLIGDIRADKDAAIICCNLGQCLVALNRLSEALSYFQQGLEIWKKVDEAVFKDDLMRRFTSGIKFCSASGFKDSFQYKYALEIQKERSKHIEDVSTDASMDTGSVYWQSYGSCLKNMKLYVEALHAFNNELRLRKQTSLNENTDNNLANCFNHTGICLDNLKEHEKALERYEQALEIMKRISPNANKDINIAAVFANAGVCLGNLKKHKNAFKMIENALEIQKKVLSHRSTENLVVDYLRLIKILLRNFEQQNKIEETPAVVKKIFPDADTDARFANLSIFSENYENRNKVLKKIHNELEMQKKILSQKSADSHVIERLILIENFLNNLKQHEKVLEASKEANRSEPSESDEEPFEYMPVQTTDMFTQTQVVGNKGGRVEFEGCVIEIPEGAMNENMFFVFTLIYDDEEENIDKMKLTPTLKCSPSYKFEKPVTITLPTCYLPDKSDVLVTPRTHDGKDWRPLGNVPHHDKYSLSFETMSFCGKDFVGNRSDFSSKRLLFKCSMVHKNSRNPHINWWILSYMGQNTAENRGQRCFIGEVRSDQNLILKLTSDNVVFDHRESVIDSSELFRHPTKVRRQFSICQADYSMILEEDSSFDFEIVAENTGIQLHEGNISLASLSATETTASPDECDFNGNQVTVDSASQDVYEHHLDNDNIYKVVQKPKAHVLFLYNTRFPTWPTEADLRQIEPTLDLLRQLFQGLGCEVNVRPNLKAHEMRQTITNFSRDDQHTDFCVLFIISHGGHISGQDVVYGTDGDYLTISEVVNNFTPNNPSLLEKPKLLFFHCCRGGVIDIGVRPATLPTAPHSDLEQEIERLLEEYERHHPDNSNNIPRSLHIATVQSTLEGYVSSFGRFFFAVVNVFSRNAKDDHFMDLMTKVTRAMGRRTPQLSRQLPVVVSHLDKSLYFFPGCDY, from the exons ATGTTTAATTATTTGCAGATGCTTAGTTTAACTGCACTATTGAGCCAGGCATGTCACGCAGTTAGTGTTGCTGTTACAATGCAAGCAGGGAAGGAGCAAGAGCTGAAACTTgcagcaaaattaaaaactgaacTCTGTGACAGACATGGCCGCGAGAAGAATCCGGTTGAGTGCGCTGaaattttccacaaaattGGCGTCATTTACATGAATCGAGCTCACCTGACCCAGGATAAACTCTGTTTCATTCAAAGTGCAACGTTGCTGAATGCTGCGATTGTTAGAGACCCCGAAAACAAAGCGAAAGTAGAAGACGACCTCAATACACTGTCACGGTGTCTTCTCAAAGCAGCCAATGCCGAAGGTGACATATTGCGAGAGTCCAGACGTGTGAAAGAGCGGGTTGAAAAGATGAGAGACGATGCAAAGAGTGAGCTAAAAAAGTCGGAGAACATGCCCGAAAATGCAGAAGGAGATGAACTGAGACAACTTGAGGAGTCAAAAATTGCTCGAATTCAGAAAATAATGGAAAAAGTAACAAACGACTTTAAAGCCATAATGAAAGGGATTGCCGAGTTCTGCAGCGACATAATGGGGGAATCACCTTGTGATTATGCTTTGGCTGGAATGGGATCATTGGCTCGTGGTGACGTAACGCCTTATTCGGATTTTCAAAGTCTCATTGTATTGCAAGAAGGTGTCCAGTATTGGCCGAATTATGAAGCAATCTTGGAATATTATCGATGgttctttgttatttttcaagttgttcTGATAAATCTTGGTGAAACCGTGATCCCTTTTGCTGCCATTCCAACTCTGAATGATTTAAATCCCGCAAACGGATGTTGGTATCGTGATATTTGCACAAAAAACGGAATTTTTGCCCACGCTTTTGACCCTTACGCAAGCAATGATCATCTCGATAGCTTTTTCGCAGCGGAGACGCCGTCTTTTGCTACAATTTTGATCGAACCTCCAAGTTCATTGGCAGATTATTTGCACAGCAGTGGGAATGGTCAAGATGATATCTCTTGCAGTTGCCATGTTGCTGGAAGTGTTGCTGTTTATGAAGAATTTGAAAATCAAGTCAGAGTTAAACTATCGTCTGAAGATACCACAGCATCTGGCATTCGTGATCACATCAAAAAATGCTTGGAACATTTGGGAATGAGAAACCAGCTGTTTTATGCAAGTGATTCCGAAGGCTGTGATGTTAAGAAAGTAATTTACAGAAGCTTATCTGTTTTCATATCAGCTCTTGGAAGATTGTTTAGGCTCAAAGCAGCGTCCTGCTTTGAAATTACCCTTCAGCTTTCAAGACATGGTTTATCTGAAGAATTTGCCCACAAGTTAAACTATGCATTGGCCGTCGCTTGTGAAGTTCTTATGAAAGTTTACTGTGAAAAGGAAGCCCATGATGGCTGGGTTGATGAATGGTCCATGGAAATAAGCGAGGTTGGTGAACTGAGTCAGACTGTCGGGGCAAAAAGTCTCATTGATTTCTTCCTGATAACTCATTCATTGCAATGCGACTTCGCGAAATACTTTCAAATATCATTGACAGATTTCTATGGAAATCCGGAAGTGTTGGTGACATTAGCCAATTGTTACCTTCGACGGTTTGAGAAAGCCGTCCACTTCGGAACTGTTTTTCTGAGCAATGATTCAAGCGAGAGTCCAGTTCAGGACCTTACCTTGGACACATCCATTTTTGGGAGGAGCTACTCAAAAATTCAGCAGTACCTGGATATTGCTAAAGGTATCATGGCACCTGGATtgtcgcaaagctttgttgaACTAGTTTCGCCTTCACGAGATAATGCTGATACAATGCATGCAATGTCTAAATGTTTGATAAgactttttatgtttaaagaAGCATTGTTGTTAAGTGAACATGAATTGACTGTGAGGAATAAACTTCCTGAATACCAAAAAAAGGCAGCAGACAAAGCAAGTTGGTTGAATATACGTGGTCTTATCTGGAATGAATTAGGTGAAAGTAAGCAATCTTTGTTAGAAGTAAAGAAATCTCTAAATGCCTTTGCCACATTAGACAACgaagacaaaataaaatttgagaTAGTTCTTCATTTAAATGTTGGTGTTTTATGCCAAGCACAGCAACAAAGTGATGAAGCTATAACTTTGAATATGAAGCAGAACTTAATCGGGGATATCAGGGCTGATAAGGACGCCGCTATTATATGCTGCAATCTCGGGCAATGTTTGGTTGCTCTTAACCGACTGTCAGAAGCTCTTTCCTATTTTCAACAAGGTTTGGAGATTTGGAAGAAAGTTGATGAAGCTGTTTTCAAAGATGATTTGATGAGGAGGTTTACCTCAGGAATCAAATTCTGTTCTGCATCAGGTTTTAAAGACTCATTTCAATACAAATATGCACTGGAAATACAAAAAGAAAGATCTAAACACATCGAAGATGTTTCAACTGATGCGAGCATGGATACCGGTTCCGTCTACTGGCAGAGCTATGGCAGTTGCCTAAAAAACATGAAACTGTATGTAGAAGCTCTGCATGCATTCAACAATGAACTACGATTAAGAAAGCAAACATCACTGAATGAAAACACTGACAATAACTTGGCCAATTGTTTCAATCATACTGGAATTTGTCTGGATAATCTCAAAGAACATGAGAAAGCACTGGAGAGGTATGAACAGGCACTGGAAATTATGAAGCGGATATCACCAAATGCAAACAAGGATATCAACATTGCTGCCGTATTCGCCAACGCTGGCGTTTGTCTAGGAAACctgaaaaaacacaaaaatgcatTCAAAATGATTGAAAATGCACTTGAAatacagaaaaaagttttatcacATAGAAGCACTGAAAATCTTGTGGTTGATTATCTTCGTCTGATTAAAATTCTTCTTCGCAACTTTgaacagcaaaacaaaattgaagaAACACCGGCTGTTGTAAAGAAAATCTTTCCCGATGCAGACACAGATGCACGCTTTGCAAATCTTAGTATTTTTTCAGAGAACTACGAAAATCGAAACAAAGttctgaaaaaaattcataacGAACTCGAAATGCAGAAAAAGATTTTATCCCAAAAAAGTGCCGACAGTCACGTTATCGAGCGACTCATTTTGATCGAAAACTTTCtgaacaatttaaaacaacacGAGAAAGTTTTGGAAGCTTCAAAGGAGGCCAACAGAAGCGAGCCAAGCGAAAGCGATGAGGAACCATTTGAGTATATGCCAGTCCAAACTACTGAC ATGTTTACACAAACCCAGGTTGTAGGAAACAAAGGAGGTCGGGTTGAGTTTGAAGGTTGTGTGATTGAGATACCTGAAGGTGCCATGAACGAAAACATGTTCTTTGTTTTCACTCTGATCTATGACGACGAAGAAGAG AATATAGACAAGATGAAATTAACTCCTACTCTGAAATGTTCACCAAGTTACAAGTTTGAAAAGCCTGTCACCATAACTTTGCCGACCTGCTACTTGCCAGACAAGTCTGATGTGCTTGTCACT CCTCGAACTCATGACGGTAAGGATTGGCGTCCATTAGGGAATGTGCCCCATCATGACAAATACTCTCTGTCCTTTGAAACCATGTCATTTTGCgg AAAAGACTTTGTGGGCAATCGTAGTGACTTCAGCAGTAAACGGCTGCTGTTTAAATGTAGCATGGTTCATAAAAACTCAAGAAATCCTCACATTAATTGGTGGATTTTAAGTTATATGGGTCAGAACACAGCAGAGAACAGGGGCCAGAGATGCTTTATAGGTGAAGTCAG ATCAGACCAAAACTTGATCCTGAAACTAACAAGTGACAACGTTGTCTTCGATCACCGAGAATCCGTCATAGACAGCTCAGAGCTCTTTCGTCATCCAACCAAGGTCAGGCgtcaattttcaatttgccAAGCAGATTATTCCATGATTTTGGAGGAAGATTCTtcatttgattttgaaatcGTTGCTGAAAACACCGGCATCCAACTTCATGAAGGCAACATCAGTTTAGCTTCGTTGTCTGCAACAG AAACAACAGCATCACCAGATGAATGTGATTTTAATGGCAACCAAGTGACGGTGGATTCTGCTTCACAAGATGTCTACGAGCATCATTTGGACAACGATAAC ATCTACAAAGTTGTACAAAAACCAAAAGCACATGTCCTGTTCTTGTACAACACAAGATTTCCAACATGGCCCACAGAAGCTGATTTAAGACAAATTGAACCGACGTTGGACTTGCTCAGACAATTATTTCAAGGACTCGGTTGTGAAGTGAATGTCCGACCAAACTTAAAAGCTCAC GAAATGCGGCAAACTATAACCAACTTTTCCAGAGATGACCAACACACTGATTTTTGTGTTCTGTTTATTATCAGTCATGGTGGCCACA TTTCAGGTCAAGATGTGGTGTATGGAACAGACGGGGATTATTTAACCATCTCAGAGGTAGTTAACAATTTCACTCCTAATAACCCATCATTATTGGAAAAGCCTAAGTTGCTGTTTTTCCACTGCTGCAGAGGAG GTGTCATAGACATAGGTGTGAGACCAGCGACGCTACCAACAGCACCTCATTCAG ACCTGGAGCAAGAAATCGAACGTTTATTGGAGGAATACGAGAGACATCATCCTGACAACTCAAACAACATTCCAAGATCACTCCACATAGCAACCGTACAATCAACCCTGGAAG GTTATGTCAGTTCATTTGGAAGATTCTTTTTTGCGGTTGTGAACGTGTTTTCCAGAAATGCGAAAGATGATCATTTCATGGACCTGATGACGAAG GTGACTAGAGCGATGGGCCGCCGGACGCCACAGTTATCAAGGCAGCTGCCGGTAGTGGTATCACATCTTGATAAATCTCTCTACTTCTTCCCTGGTTGTGATTACTGA